One part of the Haliotis asinina isolate JCU_RB_2024 chromosome 2, JCU_Hal_asi_v2, whole genome shotgun sequence genome encodes these proteins:
- the LOC137272291 gene encoding sodium- and chloride-dependent glycine transporter 2-like, producing the protein MESDKENNERDQESVEMMEMNEYQSKERGEKEYWSSQTDYLLSLIGFCVALGNVWRFPYICNRNGGGAFLIPFMVCLVLCGLPLFFLEVALGQFTGRSAMHTWSLCPLVKGLGGGMLIFCTGFVIYSTVICAWSLYYAFFSLRSVLPWTSCSNSWNTEACVTTLKQLNQMFSGVTNGSSHYSSMDNTTTSNKSFINEGLKNSFVTAAEEFWQHKALEITSGLEYLGPIKLELALCLLASWIVVFLCIVKGVRSVGKAAYVTATLPYGILIVLLIRGLTLPGGTDGALFYITPNFSKLLEIQVWLEACLQVFYSLGPAWGCIITMSSYNKFNTNCLRNAVFCTFVCEGTSMFAGLVIFSILGFMAHEAGVPMMDVVSSGPGLGFVIYPEVLAQLPIPQLWSFIFFIMVIMLALDSIFSAAETVITAVTDQFHYLLNWRVLLTAAYCSLCFLAGLVMTTQGGVYVFQLLDWYLFALFLIVCGCVECIVVSWVYGVDRFSDDIQMMIGRPAPLFFKITWCYVTPSMLLIALIFTFTQYEPPTYGHYVFPNYASGIGWCIAALPMLPVGVMMVVAVSRAKGDIRQRLKTSLEPDVGWGPTNAFYRTCYLKKRKQPKSLRRVLMSSVSCRS; encoded by the exons ATGGAGTCTGATAAAGAGAATAACGAGAGAGATCAAGAATCAGTGGAAATGATGGAAATGAACGAATACCAGTCCAAAGAGAGAGGAGAGAAAGAGTACTGGAGCTCGCAAACAGACTATCTTCTATCCCTGATTGGATTCTGTGTTGCCCTTGGAAACGTGTGGCGATTTCCCTATATCTGCAACAGGAACGGAGGAG GGGCGTTCTTGATTCCCTTCATGGTGTGTCTGGTGCTGTGCGGCCTACCACTGTTCTTCCTTGAGGTGGCACTGGGACAGTTTACAGGACGTAGTGCAATGCACACGTGGAGCCTCTGTCCTCTAGTGAAAG gTCTTGGAGGTGGCATGTTGATCTTCTGTACTGGGTTCGTGATCTACTCCACAGTCATCTGTGCATGGTCTTTGTACTATGCATTCTTCTCCCTGAGGTCAGTCCTCCCATGGACATCCTGCAGCAACTCCTGGAACACAGAGGCGTGTGTGACGACTTTGAAGCAATTAAATCAAATGTTCAGTGGAG TTACAAACGGTTCCAGTCACTACAGTAGTATGGATAACACAACCACCTCCAACAAATCCTTTATCAATGAAGGACTGAAGAACAGCTTTGTGACGGCGGCTGAAGAATTTTGGCA ACACAAAGCGCTTGAAATCACCAGCGGCCTGGAGTATCTCGGCCCAATCAAATTGGAGCTGGCACTTTGTCTACTTGCCTCATGGATTGTCGTCTTTTTATGCATTGTCAAAGGCGTCCGATCTGTTGGAAAG GCTGCCTATGTGACAGCTACGTTGCCCTACGGCATTCTTATTGTTCTTCTGATACGCGGCCTGACTCTGCCCGGAGGAACAGATGGAGCCCTCTTTTACATCACGCCAAACTTCAGCAAGCTTCTAGAGATACAG GTGTGGTTAGAGGCGTGTCTCCAGGTGTTCTACTCCCTGGGTCCAGCCTGGGGATGTATCATAACAATGTCGAGTTACAACAAATTCAACACAAATTGTCTAAG GAACGctgtattttgcacatttgtgtgtGAAGGAACAAGCATGTTTGCCGGTCTTGTAATATTCTCAATTCTTGGATTCATGGCACATGAAGCTGGTGTGCCCATGATGGATGTCGTGTCATCAG GACCTGGATTAGGCTTTGTGATCTACCCGGAAGTCCTTGCTCAACTTCCGATTCCTCAGCTGTGGAGTTTCATCTTCTTTATCATGGTCATAATGCTGGCACTGGATTCCATT TTCTCAGCAGCTGAAACTGTGATAACCGCCGTCACTGACCAGTTCCATTACTTGTTGAACTGGAGAGTTTTGCTAACTGCAGCTTACTGTTCATTGTGTTTTCTGGCTGGTCTGGTAATGACGACTCAg GGGGGAGTATATGTTTTTCAGTTGCTGGACTGGTACCTCTTTGCTCTTTTCCTCATCGTCTGTGGTTGTGTGGAGTGTATAGTGGTTTCGTGGGTGTATG GGGTGGATCGGTTCAGCGACGACATTCAGATGATGATTGGCAGACCAGCACCATTGTTCTTCAAGATCACGTGGTGTTATGTTACACCATCCATGCTTCTG ATTGCCTTAATTTTCACCTTTACTCAGTACGAACCTCCAACCTATGGACATTATGTCTTCCCGAACTATGCATCAGGCATTGGTTGGTGTATTGCAGCCCTCCCCATGTTGCCAGTCGGCGTGATGATGGTTGTTGCTGTATCTCGGGCGAAGGGCGACATTCGGCAG agactaaagaCGTCCTTAGAACCAGATGTAGGATGGGGTCCCACCAATGCTTTCTACCGCACGTGTTACCTAAAGAAGCGAAAACAGCCCAAGTCACTGAGACGCGTTTTGATGTCCTCTGTGTCATGTCGATCATAG